The Clostridioides difficile genome has a segment encoding these proteins:
- the tsaB gene encoding tRNA (adenosine(37)-N6)-threonylcarbamoyltransferase complex dimerization subunit type 1 TsaB: protein MKILGIDTSSMAASVAVVEDDNLICEFTVNNKKTHSQKLMPMIENMLDMSDLNIKEMDLLAICIGPGSFTGLRIGMATAKAIAHVNNLPIIAVNSLESLAGNMDLCERKICSILDAQKNQVYSAKYKFEGGELIELDSVDVVEFETLLNEIKSSDEEFIIVGEAVYKYKDELENIKNIKIPSPAHNVSKAGSLCSVALNKYSKNIDVHTCYTINPMYIRKSQAEVQYDEKMKRINNER from the coding sequence ATGAAGATATTAGGTATAGATACATCTTCTATGGCAGCAAGTGTAGCAGTTGTTGAAGATGACAATTTAATCTGTGAGTTTACAGTAAATAACAAAAAGACTCATTCACAAAAACTTATGCCAATGATAGAAAACATGTTGGATATGAGTGATTTAAACATAAAAGAGATGGATTTGTTAGCTATATGTATAGGACCTGGTTCATTTACAGGTCTTAGAATAGGTATGGCTACAGCAAAAGCTATAGCCCATGTAAATAATCTACCAATAATAGCAGTAAATTCTTTAGAATCTTTAGCAGGTAATATGGATTTATGTGAAAGAAAAATATGCTCTATATTAGATGCACAAAAAAATCAGGTTTACTCAGCTAAATATAAGTTTGAAGGTGGAGAGTTAATAGAGTTAGATAGTGTTGATGTTGTAGAATTTGAAACTTTACTAAATGAAATTAAATCAAGTGATGAAGAATTTATAATAGTTGGAGAAGCAGTTTATAAATATAAGGATGAGCTAGAAAACATAAAAAATATAAAGATACCTTCGCCAGCTCATAATGTATCTAAAGCAGGAAGCCTATGTTCTGTAGCATTAAATAAATATAGTAAAAATATAGATGTACATACTTGTTATACAATAAACCCTATGTATATCAGAAAATCTCAGGCTGAAGTACAATATGACGAAAAAATGAAGAGGATAAATAATGAAAGATAA
- the tsaE gene encoding tRNA (adenosine(37)-N6)-threonylcarbamoyltransferase complex ATPase subunit type 1 TsaE, giving the protein MAKIYLENESKTREIGHKLGKVLKEGSVICLVGDLGAGKTTMTQSLADSLGINDYITSPTFTIINEYEGKIPLYHFDVYRIGSSDEMYDIGYDEYINSNGICIIEWANLIEDILPKEYLNIELRYKDEGREMILTPKGDYYEGIVEELIK; this is encoded by the coding sequence ATGGCAAAAATATATTTAGAAAATGAAAGTAAAACTAGAGAAATAGGACATAAATTAGGTAAAGTATTAAAAGAAGGTAGTGTAATTTGTTTAGTGGGGGATTTAGGAGCTGGAAAGACCACAATGACACAAAGTTTAGCAGATTCATTAGGTATAAATGATTATATAACAAGTCCAACTTTTACTATAATAAACGAATATGAAGGAAAAATACCTTTGTATCATTTTGATGTTTATAGAATTGGTAGTAGTGATGAAATGTATGATATTGGATATGATGAATATATAAATTCAAATGGAATCTGTATAATAGAATGGGCTAATTTAATAGAAGATATACTTCCAAAAGAATATTTAAACATAGAATTAAGATATAAAGATGAAGGAAGAGAAATGATATTAACTCCAAAAGGAGATTATTATGAAGGTATAGTTGAGGAGTTGATTAAATAA
- a CDS encoding DUF4116 domain-containing protein translates to MKICNKMKKVFLDDKGYYFNSDWENIHIGIDSKMLGDSLKNITNEYIENMERVKYDYHELENINNQTDGMCILAVRQNYKALKYVKEQTEEICLEAIRYNYRALEYVKEQTEYICLEAIKKDCNALKYVRNQTEELIIQAIRCSSNIDVVSILKALEIQTRKICLEAIKKDGRCLAYVRAQSEELCIEAIKRNYKALQYVQSQTEKMCIEAVSQNGMALQYVKQQTEKICSEAVKQDGRSLQFVNNKTEKTCIRAIRYLDKKYNIKDVLNYIDNYTEEICTEIVRQNGKMLMYIKNQTEKMCIEAVKENYKSLKYVKEQSEEICKEALKQNCKAKEYVKITIDDYI, encoded by the coding sequence ATGAAAATATGCAATAAAATGAAAAAAGTATTTTTAGACGATAAAGGGTATTATTTTAATAGTGATTGGGAAAATATTCATATAGGTATTGATAGTAAAATGTTAGGAGATTCTTTAAAGAATATTACAAATGAATATATTGAAAATATGGAAAGAGTGAAGTATGATTATCATGAATTAGAAAATATAAATAATCAAACAGATGGTATGTGTATTTTAGCTGTAAGACAGAATTATAAAGCTTTGAAGTATGTAAAAGAGCAAACAGAAGAAATATGTTTAGAAGCTATAAGGTACAATTATAGAGCACTTGAATATGTAAAAGAACAAACTGAGTATATATGTCTTGAAGCAATAAAAAAGGATTGCAATGCACTTAAGTATGTAAGAAATCAAACAGAAGAACTTATTATACAAGCAATAAGATGTTCTTCCAATATAGATGTTGTAAGTATATTAAAAGCTTTAGAGATTCAAACAAGAAAAATATGTTTAGAAGCAATTAAAAAAGATGGCAGGTGCCTTGCATATGTTAGAGCGCAAAGCGAAGAGTTATGTATAGAAGCTATAAAACGAAACTATAAAGCACTTCAATATGTACAAAGCCAAACAGAAAAGATGTGTATAGAAGCTGTAAGTCAAAATGGTATGGCCTTACAATATGTAAAACAGCAAACAGAAAAAATATGTTCAGAAGCAGTCAAACAAGATGGAAGAAGCTTACAATTTGTTAATAATAAGACAGAAAAAACATGTATAAGAGCTATAAGATATTTGGATAAAAAGTATAATATTAAAGATGTGCTAAATTACATAGATAACTATACAGAAGAGATATGTACAGAAATTGTAAGACAAAATGGAAAGATGCTTATGTATATAAAAAATCAAACAGAGAAAATGTGTATTGAAGCAGTAAAAGAAAATTATAAATCTCTTAAGTATGTAAAAGAGCAATCAGAGGAAATATGTAAAGAAGCCCTAAAACAAAATTGTAAAGCAAAAGAATATGTAAAGATTACTATTGATGATTATATATAA